ttagtgtccacatcaccaacaaactaacatggtccaagcacaccaagacagtcgtgaagagggcacgacaaaacctattccccctcaagagactgaaaagatttggcatgggtcctcagatcttcaaaaggttttacagctgcaccatcgagagcatcctgacgggttgcatcactgcctggtatggcaactgctcggcctccgacagcaaggcactacagagggtcatgcatacggcccagtacatcaccgaggccaagcttcctgccatccaggaccagacggtgtcagaggaaggccctaaaaatgttcaaagactccagccaccctagtcattgactgttctctctgctaccgcattgcaagcagtaccggagtgccaagtctaggtccaagaggcttctaaacagattcaacccccaagccataagactcctgaacatctaatcaaatggctacccagactatttgcattgccccccccccccccccccccccttacatgtacagtgagggaaaaaggtATTTGATttcctgctgattttgtacgtttgcccactgacaaagaaattatcagtctgtaattttaatggtaggtttatttgaacagtgagagagagagtaacaacaaaacaatccagaaaaacacatgtcaaaaatgttataaattgatttcaattttaatgagggaaataagccACTTTCACTATTAGCTCTACTTTAGCAGTGATTGATAGCTCCTGCTATGAACATCACCAGCTTTCTCTTATCTATGCATACCATATCGCCGCCCACCAGCCACGTAACCCCCGGTCCAgatgctcctacccatctctcccttcaaCCTGTATCTCCCTAGACCTGCATCCAccctcactgcctcagcatatgacacccTTCTCACCACTCTCACTTGGTGCACCTACACTGCAACATTGCCTGACACTCACCATATGGGTACAGAAACCCTCACATAATAACTCGTATATCATATGGTTACTTTATTTGGCAGTACCCTATCCTTGAAGTGTAACAGAATAGACAGGctatctaaccctaactccaccccTTGTTGCTTGCAAATCTTTGAATATTCACTAGAATGTTGTCGCTTTCCTCTTTTAGTGCTAACACTCACAGGCACTCACTCCTGTTATCACCCATTTAATTCACTGCTTCCCTGCTTGATCAGTCCAGCTGCTCGACACCACTTCACACTTCCCTATTTGTTTCACTCTGTGAGATTTTTCCCTCTGCACAATGTCCTTACACAACAACAAGCTCCATCTCTTAACAATTTAGCATTGACAACTTCAATGAAACGATGTTGTTCTCCTCAAACGTCATTTTCAGCCTCCTCTGTGCCTCCATAGACCTCTAGCTCCCCTTCACATTGATCCCGGAGTCCCGAACAGTTCTAGGTTCATCTCCTGATGTTTATTGTCCTGGTTTAGACCTAGCTATGCTGAAGACTTCTTCCCCGGGAGTTCTAACAGAAACATGTAGCTAGTTTCCACACTGCCATCTAGTGTGTAGGAGAAGGGTTGATGACAGTAGGGAAGAAATGGTTGGGTAAAGAAATCGCTTGAGGACTcggagcagctagctagctcgtTAGTCATTCGTGGAGTCAAGTTCGAAGACAAactcgttagctagctaagtattagcaggctagtagtagtagtagtagctctGTTAATGTCATGGAATTGCTGTGAATCTCTGGTAGGTAGCTAGGTATTTGTTAGCTTAGCCAGCTAGATAGCTACCTGTTTGTACAGATATGTCATAATTTGCTAAGACTTTGTCGGTATGCTAattttggttagctagctagctgactagctaaccTTAACATTGTTAATTAACGTTACCTAGCAGGCCAGAAGTAACGTTAGGTGCTAGAATGGTAGCTAGTTAGCCAGGAACTAGCTGCAGTTACGTTAGCTGTGTGGATTATGTTAGGCCAGGGTGTCTGACCCATAATGTGAATATGCCTCTTGTGGTTTAACAGGATATGGCAGAGTTGAGATGCCGGAAAACAGTGGtaaaggagggagaagaggaggaacacCAGCAATGTGAATCTGAACCTTGCTCAGAGAATTTTACAAGTAACCAACCACACTCAATAGGTGTCAACTGTAGGCCTGCATGGTTTGGTGACAGCCAGGAAATAAATGTATGTGGGTGAAGTTGTAATGTATTCCTTTTCTTTTACCAGTGGACAAGGTTAGTCTGAAGGAGAAGTGTTCAGAGGACACAGATGGAGCTACCTGTGGGGttcaggagaaagagaaggaagatgaagaggagaagGATGAAGATAAAAAGGAGGAGGCAGACAGTCAGAAGCCCTCTCCTGTCAAAAGAAACCGGAGCGCCTGCAGATGTGAGTGGATATCTTGTTATTTTCTCGCAGTAAGGGTAGGGATGGAGCCTCTTACTGATGAATCTCTTTCACCAGATTCTTCCTCCAATGCTTATGTGCAGATAGCCTGGGGACAAGGTTACTCACTGACTGACACAATCACACAGTAAAAGACGTGCGTTGGGTAGTGTGTGACTTTTGTCTGACAGTAACGTGATGCTCAAACGTACTCTACCCCCACTCCGCAGCGGTTATGCTTCAGAGTCTAGTGAAGCTGTTCTTCGGATGCCTGGCAGCAGTTACATGTGGCATGATGTATGCAGTGTATCTCTACACCTACCACGAGAGGAAGTTCTGGTTTTCTAGCAGACAGGTGGGTAGCGCTTGCCTGGGTACTAGTCTGTGTTACCATTCCACTCCTTACCATTCCTTGTCATGCCACACTTGCATGACAAGGAGtagcaaggagtggaatgatagcctACAGACTAGTAACCAGGCTAGGGTAGCGCTTGGTCTTCCCcaatccatttctctctctctctctctctttctctctctctctctctctttctctctttctctctttctctcttctctctcttctctctctctctgtgatacaTCGTTAGATAATGGCCAGGTGTTAACAGACATATGAACAGTGCTTACCCTGCCTTTGTGTTTATTTTGTTTCAGGAGCTGGAACGGGAAATCACCTTCCAGGGTGGCAGTGgactctactattactactacaaaCACATGTTGACAGCACCCTCCTTTGAAAGAGGTAATAGCCTAATCTTTCCCCAAACAAACCAGTATCCAATACAAATCAGTGGTTTTGATATCCAAACCTGAGACAACCTGTCTCACCCAGTCACGGTTATACTGTAACACCTTCATATGTTGccatactgttactacatctaaggTTTTCAGTCATCTTATTATCTCTGTGTTATGTATTTGTTGATTTTCTGCTTTAGGGATATACGAGCTGATGAGAGACAACAGGACTGTGTCTGGTCAGACCATCAACGCAGTGGAACGCCTGTCTCTGTACCCAGAGCTTATTACTAGCCTGCTCTATAGAATCACAGGAAGCCAGGTCAGTGCACCACCTAGAGATCATCTCTTTCCCTTGATCAAAAAGATCTGACATGAACTTGTGGTTTTTGGCTGCATGGAAACTTGCGTTAGTTGACGTGCTGCCTACCCACATCCTGCAGTCTTATCAGCCATAAAGATGCTAGTGatgtactctgtgtgtgtctgactggtaGGGTTTCCTCCACCCTGCAGGATGTAATAGAGCCAGTATACTTCTACATCGGTGTGGTGTTTGGCCTCCAGGCTGTCTACGTCACTGCCCTCTTCGTGTCCAGCTGGGTGATGAGTGGCACGTGCGTGGCTGGCATACTGGCTGTGGCCTGGTATGTTATCAACCGGTGAGTGGGAGATGGACACACTATCAGACACAATGTgtgtgtcccaagtggcaccctattccctttatagtgtgcactacttttgaccagggccttttCGATACAGGCAATGGGGACATTGTCCTGCTTTTTCCAGAGGTGTGCACTTGTACCCTCCCTATCATGGATTTAAAAGCATAGGGGTGTTGGCTGGAGGGTAGTTTCCACCGTTGTTAAATCCATGAGAGAAAGTATTTAAGTGTGATGAATCAGGACATAGCCATTATCATGGTCTTCCTAGGCTTTCAGACATTACAACGTAACTTGTTTTAATTCTGTCATTGTTCATTCATTGTCTCCCCAGACCAGACACAACCAAAGTGGACTATGCCATTCCACTGCGGGACAACTGGGCCTTGCCTTACTTCTCTTGCCAAGTTGCAGCCTTAACAGGATTCCTGAGTAATAACATTAACTCAGCCTCAGAGGTGAGCTACCTTTGCATGTTACCTCAAAAAACACCTAGGTCattggagtgagggagagggatagagtgagACATTATGTGTATTGCTTTCAATGAAATTGATTTAAAAGCTGTGAGCTCATTGTTATGTGTGGGATATAGGGAATATGGATATTTTAAGTTTGTGTTTCATCATACCACCTGTGGGTTTTTCCCACAATGgctctcctctctgtgttgtaGATGTTCTGTTACCTCCTGATGAGTGCCACCACCTTCACCTTCATCCTGGTGTGGGAGCACAGCCACTACGTGCTCTTCATCCAGGGCCTGGCCCTGTTCCTGCTCGACTCCTTTGACCTGGTGCCGTCCCGCAAGGTACTTACTTACTGCCCTCCAAAGTTATTGGGATATTATCTCATTTTGAAGACCTACATGCTGACTTCCGTCTTCATGGTTGTTATAGATGATACATTTGCTGAAGGAAATTTTGGTAGGATAAAATGTCATAGTATTCAGTCAATTGGATATAGACTCAGTGcctctcttttctgtctctctgtgtgattgACAAGATGGCTGACATTCACAAGGTGTACCTGAGCTCTCTCTTCCTGGCCTACGTCCTCCAATTCCAGAACCCAGCCCTGCTCAGCTCTCCTTTGCTCAGCCTCCTCATCAGCTCAGTGCTAGCGAGGTACTTCCAGGTAGAGAGAGTTTCTGACTTACTCTGTGAAACCAAATGGCAGTGAGGCTTTGGAGCTGTAAGTTAGCTTCCACCTTGCACACAAAATGATGAAATATTGAACATCCGCTACCGTTCGCACATGGGGGGAACGTTTGATTGAAGCATACGGTGTAAATTAGGCTTAATAAGATGATGGAAGCTGCTAATGTTAGATAATCAGAGGTTTCTTTGGCAGTTGCCACAATCGCTTTCAAATGTTGTCTGTGGTCTTGTTTTCAGCAAAACATGAAGATGGGCCCCCTAGTGGCCAGACTGATGAAGCTCTTTCTGCATTTCTACCTTTGCTTCACCACCGGGATCACCTTCAGCTATGTGGCCAAGGTGAGAGTCTCTGAGTTTTGGTTCAGTTTCATCAATATTGTAACATTGTTGGAAATATGGGAGTGTTCCCCCTCTGGATGTGTATTGGAAAGGAAATTGCAATGTCTGATTTAACAATCACACAACATGTTGTAGTAGATGGGATTTGAGTTGGAAAATCAACATTTTCATGTAATATGCATCTAATTTGATTTCCAGCGACTAATGCCAGTCAGAGAGAGTGATTTCATTTTGAAATTTCTTGAAGTGAAATTCGGACTCAACACTACAACGTGAGTTGTAACACTTTCTAACATACAACTGACCCAAATATTTGGCATTCAGCGATAAGACAACGATAAGATAATTCTAGTGTGAAGTCTTATTGTAGTAATATTAAGTGTTCAATCATAATGTTAACTAGCAATGAACAACAGTAAATAttaaaatgttgatgaaaatattGAATGGTTTCTCTTCCTCAGAGACTTTGTGACTAACCGGCTCCTGTGTCAAGAATGCTTCCAGACCCCCAGTCAGGACTTTTTCCTGCGGCTGACCCAAGCATCAGTCCTGCCTTTTTACCTACTGGTCCTCCTTATCTGTCTCATATCAACACTGCAGACCATCTACAGGAGGCTCAGGTTAGAAACTACACATAGCTGTTGTTTTGTGTTCTCATAATGTGGTCGATTTGAAATACAAGAACCTTCATATGGCCATTCAGTCATTTTTGTGTCTCCATGGTGATAGTGGTGAGCCAATGAAAACGAACCTCAGACTCGAAGATGGACGAATAGGAGAGCAACCCGAGGTCATCTACCACGTTTTCCACACAATGCTGTTCGGGGCTCTGGCTATGGTCTTTGAGGGGTATGTTCCTAAACGTTTCAGGTTTACTTGCTGTAACCTTTCAGACATGAAAACAAATGGCTGTCATTGTTCACATGTGGTGTTCTCCCGCAGGATGAAGTATTTGTGGACCCCATACGTCTGCATGTTCACAGCGTTTGGCGTGTGTTCTCCAGAGCTCTGGGTGACTTTGTTCAGGTGGCTGAGGCTGAAGTCCATCCACCCTGTGGTACTGGTGAGAGAGGCATTTTCCATTCAATTGTCTCCAATCACCATAACCTCTACGCTTTGAGTGTGGACATGCCTCCGTCTCCATATTCATAACTAACAAATCGATTCCAGAACACCAAACAGTCCCTTTACAAGTCAGAATGttgaatacattttatttgaactTACTCTACTGGTTGTCAGCTGATTTCGTCCTTATGCAGTTGGAAATGTGAGACAAAATATTCCCAGGAAAGTATTACTTCACCGACTTGAAAACGCATGTGGGCCGCTGAGCGTGGCTGTCACGTTTTGTTCATCACCTGAGGCACGCTCACACGATGTAAATACATGCTGCGTGCACACTAGCCGATCGCGTgcaggtgtttacatggttatGTGCATGTGTCAGGTGATGGCAATCTCTGTGCAGTACCAGCGTCTTGAAAAGTCAGGTTAATAATAGATATTTATTCTCAAATTTCCAGAGGTTTAAGGGCCAACTGCAGAGACAACCAGTAGAGTAAGTTCATATGTAATTTTATTCTGGTTGTAAGAGGAAGCTTTCCAAGTAATTGTATTGCTTTGTTTCAGACTGTGATACCTTGCTATCACAGTCTGTTTTAGGCTACAAGCACCATATCTGTTCATAATGTAAAAGTATAGCATTCATCTTTTGCTGCGTGTTTTACCCAAACAGGCCTTGATATTGAGCACAGCAGTTCCAACTATCATTGGATTCAGTTTATGGAGAGAGGTGAGGTTTGCAATATATGCTTTGGAACTTTAACAATTAAGGTGACATTTGTAACATGTTAAATTGGCATAACCCTCTGCCCTTCTTTCAGTACTTTCCCCGTGTCATAGCAGAACTATCAGAGCTGCAGGAATTCTATGACCCAGACACAGTCGAGCTGATGAACTGGATAAAGTGTGTAATCTGCCTCATTGCCTCTCACACAGATAATTTAATACGGACTTAAGGGTTACACAGTACATTCTTACTGAGGGTTCTGACCCACCAACCCatttctgcctccctccctctttttctttcCGTCCCgcctctgttcctctctttcctctccaggACCCATG
The DNA window shown above is from Oncorhynchus mykiss isolate Arlee chromosome 18, USDA_OmykA_1.1, whole genome shotgun sequence and carries:
- the LOC110496056 gene encoding probable C-mannosyltransferase DPY19L4; translated protein: MSWNCCESLDMAELRCRKTVVKEGEEEEHQQCESEPCSENFTMDKVSLKEKCSEDTDGATCGVQEKEKEDEEEKDEDKKEEADSQKPSPVKRNRSACRSVMLQSLVKLFFGCLAAVTCGMMYAVYLYTYHERKFWFSSRQELEREITFQGGSGLYYYYYKHMLTAPSFERGIYELMRDNRTVSGQTINAVERLSLYPELITSLLYRITGSQDVIEPVYFYIGVVFGLQAVYVTALFVSSWVMSGTCVAGILAVAWYVINRPDTTKVDYAIPLRDNWALPYFSCQVAALTGFLSNNINSASEMFCYLLMSATTFTFILVWEHSHYVLFIQGLALFLLDSFDLVPSRKMADIHKVYLSSLFLAYVLQFQNPALLSSPLLSLLISSVLARYFQQNMKMGPLVARLMKLFLHFYLCFTTGITFSYVAKRLMPVRESDFILKFLEVKFGLNTTTDFVTNRLLCQECFQTPSQDFFLRLTQASVLPFYLLVLLICLISTLQTIYRRLSGEPMKTNLRLEDGRIGEQPEVIYHVFHTMLFGALAMVFEGMKYLWTPYVCMFTAFGVCSPELWVTLFRWLRLKSIHPVVLALILSTAVPTIIGFSLWREYFPRVIAELSELQEFYDPDTVELMNWIKTHAPMAAVFAGSPQLLGSVKLCSGWTVTSLPLYSDIDLLRRSEDTYQVYAMRSAEDVYKILSLHKTSYVIIEESLCNELSHTKGCRIKDLLDIANSHVVYDKGEMYSFSKHGRFCHEIKMNYSPYTNYFSRVFWNRSYHVYKVNSVISFQY